The Camelus dromedarius isolate mCamDro1 chromosome 1, mCamDro1.pat, whole genome shotgun sequence genome has a window encoding:
- the HS3ST1 gene encoding heparan sulfate glucosamine 3-O-sulfotransferase 1 — protein sequence MAALLLGAVMLAVQLQPVPSRPAVYGAEPGQQELVGKAATLQGEVPEGAAPNGSAQQLPQTIIIGVRKGGTRALLEMLSLHPDVAAAENEVHFFDWEEHYSQGLGWYLRQMPFSSPHQLTVEKTPAYFTSPKVPERVHSMNPSIRLLLILRDPSERVLSDYTQVFYNHVQKHKPYPSIEEFLVRDGRLNVDYKALNRSLYHVHMHNWLRFFPLRRIHIVDGDRLIRDPFPEIQKVERFLKLSPQINASNFYFNKTKGFYCLRDGGRDRCLHESKGRAHPQIDPKLLNKLHEYFHEPNKKFFELVGRTFDWH from the coding sequence ATGGCCGCGCTGCTCCTGGGCGCGGTGATGCTGGCGGTCCAGCTCCAGCCAGTGCCTTCCCGCCCCGCCGTGTACGGGGCGGAGCCGGGCCAGCAGGAGCTCGTGGGGAAAGCAGCCACCCTCCAGGGCGAGGTCCCGGAGGGCGCGGCCCCCAACGGCTCTGCCCAGCAGCTCCCGCAGACCATCATCATCGGCGTGCGCAAGGGCGGCACCCGCGCGCTGCTGGAGATGCTCAGCCTGCACCCCGACGTGGCGGCCGCGGAGAACGAGGTGCACTTCTTCGACTGGGAGGAGCATTACAGCCAAGGCCTGGGCTGGTACCTCCGCCAGATGCCCTTCTCCTCCCCGCACCAGCTCACGGTGGAAAAGACCCCCGCGTACTTCACGTCGCCCAAAGTGCCTGAGCGGGTGCACAGCATGAACCCGTCCATCCGGCTGCTGCTCATCCTGCGGGACCCGTCGGAGCGCGTGCTGTCCGACTACACCCAAGTGTTCTACAACCACGTGCAGAAGCACAAGCCCTACCCGTCCATCGAGGAGTTCCTGGTGCGCGACGGCCGGCTCAACGTGGACTACAAGGCCCTCAACCGCAGCCTGTACCACGTGCACATGCACAACTGGCTGCGCTTCTTCCCGCTGCGCCGCATCCACATCGTCGACGGCGACCGCCTCATCAGGGACCCTTTCCCCGAGATCCAGAAGGTCGAGAGGTTCCTGAAGCTGTCGCCGCAGATCAACGCCTCGAACTTCTACTTTAACAAAACCAAGGGGTTTTACTGCCTGCGGGACGGCGGCCGGGACCGCTGCTTACACGAGTCCAAAGGCCGGGCGCACCCCCAAATCGACCCCAAACTCCTCAATAAACTGCACGAATATTTCCACGAGCCAAATAAGAAATTCTTCGAGCTTGTCGGCAGAACATTTGACTGGCACTGA